From the genome of Primulina eburnea isolate SZY01 chromosome 12, ASM2296580v1, whole genome shotgun sequence, one region includes:
- the LOC140807774 gene encoding uncharacterized protein, producing the protein MDPCPFVRVTVGNLALKIPAAAKPARSAVHPSSSPCFCLIQLKGFPPQTAVVPYIPPENTPFTDANSLTHAASFHLSKSDLDKLTGKSSLFSTSHKPCLKISVYSGRFGPACGLSSGRLLGKISVPLDLTTAESRAVIFHNGWINVGKETKRVAQFHLNVKAEPDPRFVFQFDGEPECSPQIFQIRGNIRQPVFTCKFSFRAADRNQRSRSLPPEHSNGARGWLSSFGSERERPLKERKGWSITIHDLSGSPVAVASMVTPFVASPGSDRVSRSNPGCWLILRPGDSTWKPWGRLEAWRECGTADGLGYRFELIPDSAAAAGIVLAESTLSCSKGGKFMIDLTGNSNSTPAQVNGRATLSSTTASPVCSPRSSGDFGYGLWPYCMYRGFVMSASVGGEGRRGRKTTPLVEVSVQHVSCAEDAAAFVALSAVLDLSLDACRLFSHKLRKELRPLQDLPF; encoded by the exons ATGGATCCCTGTCCCTTTGTGCGGGTTACCGTAGGGAATCTCGCCTTGAAAATCCCCGCCGCCGCGAAGCCTGCTCGCTCAGCCGTGCATCCTTCGTCTTCTCCCTGTTTCTGTCTGATTCAACTCAAAGGCTTCCCTCCGCAAACCGCCGTTGTACCTTACATTCCGCCGGAGAACACTCCATTTACTGATGCCAACTCGCTAACCCACGCTGCTAGCTTTCACCTCAGCAAATCCGACCTCGACAAACTCACTGGAAAGTCTTCCCTCTTCTCCACCTCCCATAAACCTTGCCTTAAAATATCCGTATACTCCGGCCGCTTCGGGCCGGCATGCGGCTTGAGTTCGGGGCGTTTGCTGGGGAAAATCTCTGTTCCATTGGATCTGACTACGGCGGAATCCAGGGCCGTCATTTTTCATAATGGATGGATTAATGTGGGAAAAGAAACCAAGCGTGTGGCGCAGTTTCACTTGAATGTTAAGGCAGAGCCCGACCCGAGGTTCGTGTTCCAGTTCGATGGAGAGCCCGAATGCAGCCCCCAGATTTTCCAAATTAGAGGGAATATCCGGCAGCCGGTTTTCACTTGCAAGTTCAGTTTTCGTGCAGCAGACCGCAATCAGCGCTCCAG GTCTTTACCGCCGGAGCACAGTAATGGTGCAAGAGGGTGGTTGAGTTCCTTCGGTAGTGAAAGAGAGAGGCCGCTAAAAGAAAGAAAAGGGTGGTCCATAACAATTCACGATCTATCTGGTTCCCCCGTGGCTGTGGCCTCAATGGTGACACCTTTCGTGGCTTCGCCTGGATCAGACCGTGTGAGCCGGTCCAATCCCGGTTGTTGGCTCATTCTCCGTCCCGGTGACAGCACCTGGAAGCCCTGGGGCCGCCTCGAGGCTTGGCGTGAGTGCGGCACTGCAGATGGTCTTGGCTACAGATTTGAGCTCATTCCGGATTCAGCCGCCGCAGCGGGTATTGTTTTAGCAGAGTCAACtctcagctgcagcaaaggtgGGAAGTTCATGATTGATTTGACTGGAAACAGCAACTCCACTCCAGCACAGGTGAATGGGCGAGCAACACTGAGCAGCACCACAGCGTCTCCAGTGTGCAGCCCCCGGAGCAGTGGGGATTTCGGGTACGGGCTGTGGCCATACTGCATGTACAGAGGGTTTGTGATGTCGGCCAGTGTGGGAGGCGAGGGACGCCGCGGCAGGAAAACGACGCCCTTGGTGGAAGTGAGCGTGCAACACGTAAGTTGTGCGGAGGATGCGGCGGCATTTGTTGCTTTGTCGGCTGTCCTGGACTTGAGCCTAGACGCATGCAGGCTTTTCTCTCATAAGCTTCGTAAAGAACTACGTCCGTTGCAGGATTTACCCTTCTGA